A part of Streptomyces sp. NBC_01210 genomic DNA contains:
- a CDS encoding class I SAM-dependent methyltransferase codes for MSVASRYKDAWEGFWNEASGEPGEVFWDAEPALTAGPHLAVYEPHVTDPGLTLVDLGCGNGTQTRFLADRFPQVLGVDLSAAAIELARRQDKQSETRFREIDAVDGAMVAQLHAELGDTNVYMRGVLHQCDAEDRQALADSIALLVGERGRAFVVELAEAAGQQLRTLAQAPAGPPPKLEPVFRHGLQPGSVPDADVAEFFTTAGLGVIARGELPLTTTEYASDGSRIELPSKWLIVGRNG; via the coding sequence ATGAGCGTTGCGAGTCGGTACAAGGACGCCTGGGAGGGCTTCTGGAACGAGGCCTCCGGCGAGCCGGGCGAGGTCTTCTGGGATGCGGAGCCGGCACTCACCGCGGGGCCCCATCTCGCGGTCTACGAACCGCATGTGACGGATCCCGGGCTGACTCTGGTGGATCTCGGCTGCGGCAACGGCACACAGACCCGTTTCCTGGCCGACCGCTTCCCCCAGGTGCTCGGCGTGGACCTGTCGGCCGCCGCGATCGAGCTGGCCAGACGGCAGGACAAACAGAGCGAGACGCGGTTCCGGGAGATCGACGCGGTGGACGGGGCGATGGTGGCGCAGCTGCACGCCGAGCTCGGCGACACCAATGTCTATATGCGCGGGGTGCTCCACCAGTGCGACGCGGAGGACCGGCAGGCGCTGGCCGACTCGATCGCCCTACTGGTGGGTGAGCGTGGACGCGCCTTTGTGGTGGAGCTCGCGGAGGCGGCCGGGCAGCAACTGAGGACCCTGGCGCAGGCACCGGCGGGACCGCCGCCGAAGCTTGAGCCGGTGTTCCGCCACGGCCTCCAGCCGGGTTCGGTGCCCGACGCGGACGTGGCGGAGTTCTTCACCACGGCGGGTCTCGGGGTGATCGCTCGAGGTGAACTGCCGCTGACGACAACGGAGTACGCGTCGGACGGCTCGCGTATCGAGCTTCCCTCGAAATGGCTGATCGTCGGCAGGAACGGGTAA
- a CDS encoding GntR family transcriptional regulator has product MVVSGQQRRPVVVLYERIADAIHEGTYPPGSTLPSEPRLAAELGVSRPALREALLLLQEDGLLSVRRGVGRTVNDRPPRRGYEHIQPLEELLSTGSPLRVRPLLRAVEEPTDFTTQHLLASAGAELRFWESLLVGEGTAAALSQEWAAAEQVLDKVHPAFAAALRAAPAPATSMLAVLSAASRGVALTAHSGVTATLLGQRRGGQLGRAADTPAVLVTQVVRVEDMPILAAKHMLPTGAPAMPVLQSN; this is encoded by the coding sequence GTGGTAGTCAGCGGGCAGCAGCGAAGGCCGGTCGTCGTCCTGTACGAGCGGATCGCGGACGCCATTCACGAAGGCACCTATCCGCCGGGCTCCACGCTCCCGTCCGAGCCCCGGCTCGCCGCCGAACTGGGGGTCAGCCGGCCCGCGCTGCGCGAGGCACTGCTGCTGCTCCAGGAGGACGGGCTGCTCTCGGTGCGCCGCGGGGTCGGCCGCACCGTCAACGACCGTCCACCGCGCCGCGGCTACGAGCACATCCAGCCGCTGGAGGAGCTGCTGTCCACCGGCTCCCCGCTCCGCGTCCGACCGCTGCTGCGCGCCGTGGAGGAGCCCACCGACTTCACCACCCAGCATCTGCTCGCATCGGCCGGGGCGGAGCTGCGATTCTGGGAGTCACTGCTGGTCGGGGAAGGTACCGCGGCGGCGCTCAGCCAGGAGTGGGCGGCGGCGGAGCAGGTGCTGGACAAGGTGCATCCGGCCTTCGCCGCGGCACTGCGGGCCGCACCCGCACCGGCCACCTCGATGCTCGCGGTGCTGTCCGCGGCCTCGCGCGGTGTGGCGCTCACCGCACACAGCGGGGTGACGGCGACACTGCTCGGGCAGCGCCGCGGAGGGCAGCTGGGCCGGGCGGCCGACACCCCTGCCGTGCTGGTCACACAGGTGGTACGAGTCGAGGACATGCCGATCCTGGCGGCCAAGCACATGCTGCCGACCGGGGCGCCCGCGATGCCCGTACTCCAGTCGAACTGA
- a CDS encoding GNAT family N-acetyltransferase: MPETSNAAPYLAAGPRVGIRHYAYEDSEEFTQLTSLSTEHHRPWLFPPASAEMYAVYARKLIEDPTKAGFLVCARDSGRIAGFINVNNIVEGGFRSGAIGYGAFAHAVGRGLMGEGLGLVLRYAFGPMGLHRLEANIQPDNEASIGLVRGAGFRLEGFSPDFLYIDGAWRDHERWAITAEMLKR; the protein is encoded by the coding sequence ATGCCCGAGACCTCCAACGCCGCCCCCTACCTCGCCGCGGGTCCGCGGGTCGGCATACGCCACTACGCGTACGAGGACAGCGAGGAGTTCACACAGCTGACGAGCCTGAGCACCGAGCACCACCGGCCCTGGCTCTTTCCGCCGGCCTCGGCGGAGATGTACGCCGTGTACGCGCGGAAACTCATCGAGGACCCGACGAAGGCCGGCTTCCTGGTCTGCGCGCGTGACTCCGGCCGGATCGCGGGCTTCATCAACGTCAACAACATCGTCGAAGGCGGCTTCCGCAGCGGGGCGATCGGCTACGGCGCCTTCGCGCACGCCGTCGGCAGAGGTCTGATGGGCGAAGGCCTCGGCCTGGTCCTGCGATACGCCTTCGGCCCGATGGGCCTGCACCGGCTGGAGGCCAACATCCAGCCGGACAACGAGGCTTCGATCGGACTCGTTCGCGGCGCGGGCTTCCGGCTCGAGGGTTTCTCGCCCGACTTCCTCTACATCGACGGGGCCTGGCGCGACCACGAGCGCTGGGCCATCACAGCGGAGATGCTCAAGCGCTGA
- a CDS encoding S9 family peptidase — protein sequence MVPTGAYGTWPSPIDAALAASHDGRPEYLGMVGDEVWWTAPRPAEGGRRALMRRRVDGGEESVLPAPWNVRSRVIEYGGQPWAGALRAEGGPLIVFVHFPDQRLYVYEPDTPEAEPRPLTPVSALGGGLRWVDPQLRLDRGEVWCVLEEFTGAAPTDVRRVIAAVPLDGSAVEDRAAVRELSDDRHRFVTGPRLSPDGRHAAWIAWDHPQMPWDGSVVMLGEVTESGPFGGVRPVVGETDESVAQVDWAPDGSLLFVSDLGNWWELQRIRLEGPVPGVVPRTGLCPGRGEEFGGPLWKIGLKWFHPLENGLIAVIHGKGATALGILDPETGELVDAAGPWTEWSSTLAVHGDRAIGVAASPRSAYEVVELDTRTGRTRVIGSAHDDPVDPVYYPEPQIRTFVGPDNREVHAHIYPPHSPDRIAPDDELPPFVVWAHGGPTGHAPLVLDLEIAYFTSRGIGVAEVNYGGSTGYGRQYRNRLREQWGVVDVEDCAAVAETLAAEGTADPARLAIRGGSAGGWTAAASLTSTDVYACGTIIYPILDLTSWATDGTHDFESQYLETLIGPLAEVPGRYRERSPLQHVDRITTPFLLLQGLDDVICPPVQCERFLAQMAGRGVPHAFIAFEGEGHGFRRADTMVRALESELSLYAQTFGIIRRDVPPLELKK from the coding sequence ATGGTACCCACGGGAGCCTACGGAACCTGGCCTTCACCGATCGACGCGGCGCTTGCCGCCTCGCACGACGGGCGCCCGGAGTATCTCGGCATGGTCGGCGACGAGGTGTGGTGGACCGCGCCACGCCCCGCCGAGGGCGGCAGGCGGGCCCTGATGCGCAGACGGGTCGACGGCGGCGAGGAGTCGGTGCTCCCGGCCCCGTGGAACGTCCGCAGCAGGGTCATCGAGTACGGGGGCCAGCCCTGGGCCGGAGCCCTGCGCGCCGAAGGCGGCCCGCTCATCGTCTTTGTCCACTTCCCCGACCAGCGGCTGTACGTGTACGAGCCGGACACGCCCGAGGCCGAGCCCCGTCCGCTCACGCCGGTGTCGGCACTCGGCGGCGGCCTGCGCTGGGTCGACCCGCAGCTCCGGCTGGACCGTGGTGAAGTCTGGTGCGTACTCGAGGAGTTCACCGGCGCGGCGCCCACGGACGTACGCCGGGTTATCGCGGCCGTGCCGCTGGACGGCTCGGCCGTCGAGGACCGTGCCGCGGTGCGGGAGCTCTCCGACGACCGGCACCGCTTCGTCACCGGGCCGCGGCTCTCGCCGGACGGGCGCCACGCCGCCTGGATCGCCTGGGACCATCCGCAGATGCCGTGGGACGGCTCGGTGGTGATGCTCGGCGAGGTGACGGAGAGCGGCCCGTTCGGCGGTGTGCGGCCCGTCGTCGGGGAGACGGACGAGTCGGTCGCCCAGGTCGACTGGGCCCCGGACGGCTCGCTGCTCTTCGTCTCCGACCTCGGCAACTGGTGGGAGCTGCAGCGCATCCGGCTCGAGGGGCCGGTGCCCGGGGTCGTTCCGCGCACCGGTCTCTGTCCCGGCCGCGGGGAGGAGTTCGGCGGGCCGCTGTGGAAGATCGGCCTCAAGTGGTTCCACCCCCTGGAGAACGGGCTGATCGCCGTCATCCACGGCAAGGGCGCCACCGCGCTGGGGATTCTCGACCCGGAGACCGGCGAGCTCGTCGACGCCGCCGGACCCTGGACCGAGTGGTCGTCCACCCTCGCCGTGCACGGTGACCGGGCGATCGGGGTCGCGGCCAGCCCGCGCAGCGCGTACGAGGTCGTCGAGCTCGACACCCGTACCGGGCGGACCCGGGTCATAGGCTCGGCGCACGACGACCCGGTGGACCCGGTGTACTACCCGGAGCCGCAGATCCGTACCTTCGTCGGCCCCGACAACCGCGAGGTCCACGCCCATATCTATCCGCCGCACAGCCCGGACCGGATCGCGCCCGACGACGAACTGCCGCCCTTCGTGGTGTGGGCGCACGGCGGCCCCACCGGTCATGCCCCGCTCGTCCTCGACCTCGAGATCGCCTACTTCACCTCGCGCGGCATCGGCGTCGCCGAGGTCAACTACGGCGGCTCCACCGGCTACGGCAGGCAGTACCGCAACCGGCTGCGCGAACAGTGGGGCGTCGTCGACGTCGAGGACTGCGCGGCTGTCGCCGAGACACTGGCCGCCGAAGGCACGGCGGACCCGGCGCGGCTCGCCATCCGCGGCGGCAGCGCGGGCGGCTGGACCGCTGCCGCCTCCCTCACCAGCACCGACGTCTACGCCTGCGGCACCATCATCTATCCGATCCTCGACCTGACGAGCTGGGCCACCGACGGGACCCATGACTTCGAGTCGCAGTACCTGGAAACGCTGATCGGCCCGCTCGCCGAAGTCCCCGGCCGCTACCGCGAGCGCTCGCCGCTGCAGCACGTCGACCGGATCACCACGCCGTTCCTGCTGCTGCAGGGCCTCGACGACGTGATCTGCCCGCCCGTGCAGTGCGAGCGGTTCCTGGCACAGATGGCGGGCCGCGGCGTCCCGCACGCGTTCATCGCCTTCGAGGGCGAGGGCCATGGCTTCCGCAGGGCCGACACGATGGTCCGCGCGCTCGAGTCCGAACTCTCTCTCTACGCCCAGACCTTCGGCATCATCCGCCGCGACGTCCCCCCGCTGGAGCTCAAGAAGTGA
- a CDS encoding MFS transporter: MSPTLGRTRSGAPSDLAGRGPMLLAMVLAVLGYQINATMLSPALPDVIERLGTTTAAAGLSQTLFFLMAAIGQVTLARLSDQRGRKPMMVVCAFVLIAGNLLSVFAPNIEIFIAGRILQGMSAAMFTLAFLTLNQLLTPAGFGKAAGIITAVNGGLAGVDAIAGGQIADTIGFRGIFVCSTLIAVAGLIGVRKYVPDVPPTTVDARFDARGIAALSLGLTGILVGLAQGASWGWTSPLTLGFLFGGLVALVLFVVSQKSAANPVIDIEVLASRRAWPLLITTVCTLGGAFGAVALTIPLFSQDARVGLGLSAVTAAVLFLTPIQLIGVISAPLTGRLGPKIGWRRVVVTGAAANLAIFVFATFFLDNQWILVTSLAALGVTYGGFMLTGLNGLAVTTAPEDKPGSLSGLNGACFGIGASLGIAIASAMITAGSDAHGPTEAGYQHAMYAALALLAIGVVSSLLIQRPDPETVAAEEEPQLVLAHH, from the coding sequence ATGTCACCCACGCTCGGCCGGACACGTTCCGGAGCCCCATCCGATCTGGCGGGCCGCGGGCCCATGCTGCTGGCCATGGTGCTGGCCGTGCTCGGCTACCAGATCAACGCGACCATGCTCAGCCCCGCGCTGCCCGATGTCATCGAGCGTCTCGGCACCACCACCGCGGCCGCCGGCCTCTCCCAGACGCTCTTCTTCCTGATGGCGGCCATCGGCCAGGTCACGCTCGCCCGCCTCAGCGATCAGCGCGGCCGCAAGCCCATGATGGTGGTCTGCGCGTTCGTCCTGATCGCCGGCAATCTGCTCAGCGTCTTCGCCCCGAACATCGAGATCTTCATCGCGGGCCGCATCCTCCAGGGCATGTCAGCCGCGATGTTCACGCTTGCCTTCCTCACCCTGAACCAGCTGCTGACCCCGGCCGGCTTCGGCAAGGCCGCAGGCATCATCACCGCCGTCAACGGCGGCCTCGCGGGCGTCGACGCCATCGCCGGCGGCCAGATCGCCGACACCATCGGCTTCCGCGGCATCTTCGTCTGCTCCACGCTGATCGCGGTCGCGGGCCTGATCGGCGTACGGAAGTACGTCCCCGATGTCCCGCCCACCACCGTCGACGCCCGCTTCGACGCGCGCGGCATCGCCGCCCTCTCCCTCGGGCTGACCGGCATCCTCGTCGGCCTCGCCCAGGGCGCGAGCTGGGGCTGGACCTCGCCGCTCACCCTCGGGTTCCTGTTCGGCGGCCTCGTGGCCCTGGTCCTCTTCGTCGTCTCGCAGAAGAGCGCCGCCAACCCGGTCATCGACATCGAGGTGCTCGCCTCCCGCCGCGCCTGGCCGCTGCTGATCACCACGGTCTGCACCCTCGGAGGCGCCTTCGGCGCGGTCGCACTGACCATTCCGCTCTTCTCTCAGGACGCCCGTGTCGGCCTCGGTCTGTCCGCCGTCACCGCCGCCGTCCTCTTCCTCACGCCCATCCAGCTGATCGGTGTGATCTCCGCGCCGCTGACCGGCCGGCTCGGCCCGAAGATCGGCTGGCGCAGGGTCGTGGTCACCGGCGCCGCCGCCAACCTCGCGATCTTCGTCTTCGCCACGTTCTTCCTGGACAACCAGTGGATCCTGGTGACCTCGCTGGCCGCGCTCGGTGTGACGTACGGCGGCTTCATGCTCACCGGCCTCAACGGTCTCGCCGTCACGACGGCGCCCGAGGACAAGCCCGGCTCGCTCTCCGGTCTCAACGGAGCGTGCTTCGGCATCGGAGCCTCGCTCGGCATCGCCATCGCCTCCGCGATGATCACCGCGGGCAGCGATGCGCACGGGCCCACCGAGGCCGGATACCAGCACGCGATGTACGCGGCCCTCGCGCTGCTCGCGATCGGTGTTGTCTCCTCGCTGCTGATCCAGCGTCCCGACCCGGAGACGGTCGCGGCGGAGGAGGAGCCGCAGCTGGTCCTCGCCCACCACTGA
- a CDS encoding M20/M25/M40 family metallo-hydrolase translates to MADVTTPMDSRALDEVVTFTSELIRIDTTNRGGGDCQERPAAEYVAERLAGAGPEPTLLERTPGRTNVVARIEGTDPSADALLVHGHLDVVPAEPADWSVHPFSGEVRDGVVWGRGAVDMKNMDAMVLAVVRAWARAGIRPRRDIVIAYTADEEASAVDGSGFLADRHPGLFEGCTEGISESGAFSFHAGPGMTLYPIAAGERGTAWLKLTARGTAGHGSKVNRANAVSRLAAAVARIGEHQWPVRLTPTVRAALAELAVLHGIETDVHADGFDVDALMAKLGPAAALVEPTVRNSANPTMLEAGYKINVIPGHAIAYVDGRMLPGGEAEFHDTMDRLTGPDVEWEFHHREAALQAPVDSPTYAKLRAAVERFDPAGHVVPYCMPGGTDAKQFSRLGITGYGFSPLKLPVGFDYAALFHGVDERVPVEALHFGVKVLDHYLRSA, encoded by the coding sequence ATGGCTGACGTGACAACGCCCATGGACAGCCGGGCACTCGACGAGGTGGTCACCTTCACCTCCGAGCTGATCCGCATCGACACCACCAACCGCGGCGGCGGGGACTGCCAGGAGCGGCCCGCCGCGGAGTATGTCGCCGAGCGGCTGGCCGGCGCCGGCCCCGAACCCACCCTGCTGGAGCGCACGCCCGGGCGCACCAATGTCGTCGCCCGGATCGAGGGCACCGACCCGTCCGCCGACGCGCTCCTCGTCCACGGCCATCTGGACGTGGTGCCCGCAGAGCCCGCCGACTGGTCCGTGCACCCCTTCTCCGGAGAGGTCCGCGACGGCGTGGTGTGGGGCCGGGGCGCGGTCGACATGAAGAACATGGACGCGATGGTCCTCGCGGTCGTACGGGCATGGGCGCGCGCGGGCATCAGGCCCCGGCGCGACATCGTCATCGCGTACACCGCCGACGAGGAGGCCAGCGCCGTCGACGGCTCAGGCTTCCTCGCCGACCGCCATCCCGGCCTGTTCGAGGGCTGTACGGAGGGGATCAGCGAGTCGGGGGCCTTCAGCTTCCACGCGGGACCCGGGATGACGCTCTACCCGATCGCGGCCGGAGAGCGCGGCACGGCATGGCTCAAACTCACCGCGCGGGGCACGGCCGGCCATGGCTCCAAGGTCAACCGTGCCAATGCGGTGAGCCGGCTGGCCGCGGCCGTCGCCCGGATCGGCGAGCATCAGTGGCCGGTGCGTCTCACCCCGACCGTACGGGCCGCGCTGGCCGAGCTCGCCGTACTGCACGGCATCGAGACCGATGTGCACGCGGACGGCTTCGACGTGGACGCGCTGATGGCGAAGCTCGGCCCGGCCGCCGCGTTGGTCGAGCCGACCGTGCGCAACAGCGCCAACCCGACGATGCTGGAAGCCGGTTACAAGATCAACGTCATTCCCGGGCACGCCATCGCGTATGTCGACGGGCGGATGCTGCCCGGCGGCGAGGCCGAGTTCCACGACACGATGGACCGGCTGACCGGACCGGACGTCGAGTGGGAGTTCCACCACCGCGAGGCGGCTCTGCAGGCCCCCGTCGACTCCCCGACCTACGCCAAGCTGCGGGCGGCCGTCGAGCGCTTCGACCCGGCCGGCCATGTCGTGCCGTACTGCATGCCCGGCGGCACCGACGCCAAGCAGTTCTCCCGGCTCGGCATCACCGGCTACGGCTTCTCGCCGCTGAAGCTGCCCGTGGGCTTCGACTACGCGGCTCTGTTCCACGGGGTCGACGAGCGCGTCCCGGTCGAGGCACTGCACTTCGGCGTAAAGGTTCTCGACCACTATCTGCGGTCCGCATAG
- a CDS encoding adenosine deaminase, with protein MHLSDILRAPKAVLHDHLDGGLRPATIIELARECGYRELPTEDPAALAIWFRDAADSGSLERYLETFAHTCAVMQTREALQRIAAECAEDLATDGVVYAEVRYAPEQHLERGLTLDEVVDAVNAGFREGERRSGGRITVRALLTGMRHTERSLEIAELTVAHRDRGVAGFDIAGGEIGNPPARHLPAFQHLKRHNCHFTIHAGEAVGAESIHEAVQICGAERVGHGVRVTDDITVHDDGTADLGHLAAYIRDNRIALEVCPTSNLQTGAAKDYATHPIDLLRRLGFRVTLNTDNRLVSGTTMSQEFQHMVDAFGYGPEVFEEFTVAAVESAFLPLPERRRLIDEVIRPGYAALGR; from the coding sequence ATGCACTTGTCTGACATCCTCCGCGCACCCAAGGCCGTTCTCCACGACCACCTGGACGGCGGTCTGCGCCCCGCCACGATCATCGAGCTGGCCCGGGAGTGCGGCTACCGCGAGCTGCCCACCGAGGACCCGGCCGCGCTCGCGATCTGGTTCCGCGACGCCGCGGACTCCGGCTCGCTCGAGCGGTATCTGGAGACCTTCGCCCACACCTGCGCGGTGATGCAGACCCGCGAGGCGCTGCAGCGGATCGCGGCCGAGTGCGCGGAGGACCTGGCGACGGACGGAGTCGTCTACGCCGAGGTGCGGTACGCCCCCGAGCAGCATCTGGAGCGCGGTCTGACCCTCGACGAGGTCGTCGACGCGGTCAACGCCGGCTTCCGCGAGGGCGAGCGTCGCAGCGGCGGCCGGATCACGGTCCGCGCTCTGCTCACCGGCATGCGGCACACCGAACGCTCCCTGGAGATAGCCGAGTTGACGGTGGCACACCGCGACCGCGGGGTGGCGGGCTTCGACATCGCGGGCGGCGAGATCGGCAACCCGCCGGCCCGCCACCTGCCCGCCTTCCAGCATCTGAAGCGGCACAACTGCCACTTCACGATCCACGCGGGCGAGGCCGTCGGCGCCGAGTCGATCCACGAGGCGGTGCAGATCTGCGGCGCCGAGCGGGTCGGGCACGGCGTCCGCGTCACCGACGACATCACGGTCCACGACGACGGCACGGCCGACCTGGGCCACCTGGCCGCGTACATACGCGACAACCGCATCGCCCTGGAGGTCTGCCCGACCTCGAACCTCCAGACGGGCGCGGCGAAGGACTACGCCACGCACCCCATCGACCTGCTGCGCCGCCTCGGCTTCCGCGTCACTCTCAACACGGACAACCGCCTGGTCTCCGGCACCACCATGAGCCAGGAGTTCCAGCACATGGTGGACGCCTTCGGCTACGGCCCGGAGGTCTTCGAGGAGTTCACGGTCGCCGCGGTCGAGTCGGCGTTCCTGCCGCTGCCGGAGCGCCGTCGGCTGATCGACGAGGTGATCCGGCCGGGGTACGCGGCGCTCGGCCGGTAA
- a CDS encoding S66 peptidase family protein has protein sequence MPRPAGVQLPGPRSLTRPARLRPGARVAVVAPSGPVPGERLEAGLEILRNWDLVPVVMPHVRGRHPELSYLAGSDEERARDLTEAWCDPSVSAVICARGGYGAQRMVDLLDWTAIRAAGPKILVGYSDITALHEAFAMRMGLATLHGPMAGAAAFLKDTRTQESLRATLFEPESVRTLGLETARTMVPGRARGITLGGCVSLLAADLGTPQARTSARGGLLLIEDVGEEDYRLDRVLTQLLRSGWLEGVAGVALGSWAECGPYERVRAVLQNRLGGLGVPVVEEFGFGHGVPALTLPFGVPAVLDADACTLTLEVPALV, from the coding sequence CTGCCGCGTCCTGCCGGGGTACAACTCCCGGGCCCCCGATCCCTGACCCGGCCCGCGCGACTGAGGCCGGGGGCCAGGGTCGCCGTCGTCGCGCCCAGCGGACCCGTCCCCGGAGAGCGGCTCGAAGCGGGCTTGGAGATCCTGCGGAACTGGGACCTGGTTCCGGTCGTGATGCCTCATGTCCGCGGCCGGCACCCGGAGCTCTCGTATCTCGCCGGCTCGGACGAGGAACGGGCCCGGGACCTGACCGAGGCCTGGTGCGATCCGTCCGTCTCCGCGGTGATCTGCGCCCGCGGCGGATACGGCGCACAACGCATGGTCGATCTCCTCGACTGGACGGCGATCCGCGCGGCCGGCCCCAAGATCCTCGTCGGCTACAGCGACATAACGGCCCTCCACGAGGCTTTCGCCATGCGGATGGGGCTGGCCACGCTGCACGGTCCCATGGCCGGCGCGGCGGCTTTCCTCAAGGACACCCGCACCCAGGAGTCGCTGCGTGCCACGCTCTTCGAGCCCGAGTCGGTCCGGACGCTCGGCCTGGAGACCGCCCGCACGATGGTCCCCGGCCGGGCCCGCGGCATCACGCTCGGCGGCTGTGTCTCTCTGCTCGCCGCCGATCTCGGTACACCGCAGGCCCGCACCTCGGCCCGCGGCGGTCTGCTGCTGATCGAGGACGTGGGGGAGGAGGACTACCGGCTCGACCGGGTCCTCACCCAACTTCTGCGCTCCGGCTGGCTGGAGGGCGTGGCGGGTGTCGCGCTCGGCTCGTGGGCGGAGTGCGGTCCGTACGAGCGGGTGCGTGCGGTGCTGCAGAACCGGCTCGGCGGCCTTGGCGTGCCGGTCGTGGAGGAGTTCGGCTTCGGGCACGGGGTGCCCGCGTTGACGTTGCCGTTCGGGGTGCCGGCGGTGCTGGACGCGGACGCGTGCACGCTGACGCTCGAGGTGCCCGCGCTGGTCTGA
- a CDS encoding M55 family metallopeptidase, with the protein MKILISADMEGATGVTWPADVLPGTPQWERCRSMFTSDVNAAALGFFDGGADDVLINEAHWTMRNLLLERLDERAQMLTGKHKSLSMVEGVQHGDVDGIAFVGYHTGAGTEGVLAHTYLANSITGVWLNGARASEGLLNAHVVAEYGVPVVLVTGDDLTCVDAGGYAPDARKVAVKDHVSRYAAVCRTPARTASDIRAAAKESAALAVRHEPVRGGPFTVELEFDAEHLAAAATVVPGVTGSGERRVAYTSETMYEAIRTFKAVTTIVSAAVEEQYG; encoded by the coding sequence GTGAAGATCCTCATCAGCGCCGACATGGAAGGCGCCACCGGTGTGACCTGGCCGGCCGATGTGCTGCCCGGCACCCCCCAGTGGGAGCGCTGCCGGTCCATGTTCACCTCCGATGTGAACGCGGCGGCCCTCGGTTTCTTCGACGGTGGTGCCGATGATGTGCTCATCAACGAAGCGCACTGGACCATGCGCAATCTCCTGCTCGAGCGGCTCGACGAGCGGGCCCAGATGCTCACCGGCAAGCACAAGTCACTGTCCATGGTGGAAGGCGTGCAGCACGGCGACGTGGACGGCATCGCCTTCGTCGGCTACCACACCGGCGCGGGCACGGAGGGCGTGCTCGCACACACCTACCTCGCCAACTCCATCACCGGTGTGTGGCTGAACGGCGCGCGGGCGAGCGAGGGTCTGCTCAACGCCCATGTCGTCGCGGAGTACGGCGTACCGGTGGTGCTGGTCACCGGCGACGACCTGACCTGCGTGGATGCCGGCGGCTATGCGCCGGACGCCCGCAAGGTCGCGGTGAAGGACCATGTGTCGCGGTACGCGGCGGTGTGCCGCACTCCGGCCCGTACCGCCTCCGACATCCGCGCCGCCGCGAAGGAGTCCGCGGCACTCGCCGTACGGCACGAGCCGGTGCGCGGTGGCCCGTTCACCGTGGAGCTGGAGTTCGACGCGGAGCACCTCGCAGCGGCCGCGACGGTCGTCCCCGGGGTGACAGGCAGCGGTGAGCGACGTGTCGCGTACACCAGCGAGACGATGTATGAGGCCATTCGCACCTTCAAAGCGGTCACGACGATCGTCTCCGCGGCGGTGGAGGAGCAGTATGGCTGA
- a CDS encoding DUF6204 family protein, with the protein MSTRHTYRVIVRGTWDGLTDESRGSLLADVDNHGLTQMRFTEEGSLTYDRALKHFSVRYVVVSDAADGEEMAAAIAEDRAETALKALGCGFGELRSTATDMDTMKINRKGR; encoded by the coding sequence ATGAGCACGCGGCACACGTACCGGGTGATCGTGCGCGGGACCTGGGACGGACTGACGGACGAGTCGCGCGGCAGTCTGCTCGCCGACGTGGACAACCACGGCCTCACGCAGATGCGGTTCACCGAGGAGGGCTCGCTCACCTACGACCGTGCGCTCAAGCACTTCTCGGTCCGCTATGTCGTCGTATCGGACGCGGCGGACGGCGAGGAGATGGCCGCAGCGATCGCCGAGGACCGGGCGGAGACGGCGCTGAAGGCTCTCGGCTGCGGCTTCGGCGAACTGCGTTCGACGGCGACCGACATGGACACCATGAAGATCAACCGCAAGGGCCGCTGA